Part of the Mycoplasma mycoides subsp. mycoides SC str. PG1 genome is shown below.
TCCTAATAAAAATAATGAAACTCCAAAAGTTATAGAATTAAATAAACCAGTTAAACTATATCAACAAGTTAAATGAAATGATAAAACTTACTATGTAGTTGGAATCAAAATTAAAAAAGATGTCTTTGGTCATGAAATACCTGTTTTAAGATTAGAATCTCAAGATAAACCTTATGAAATTACAGAAGTTAAGCTCATTAAAAAATATTAGAAAAAATAAATATAATAAAAGGCTTGGAAATTATCCAAGCCTTTGTTTTTAATTAGAAGATTCAGTAGTATTAGTTTGTAGAGATTGTAATTTAGCTTCTAGTTGCTTTTTAGTTTCTTCTATTTGTTTTAATGCTTCTTCAATCTTAGGTTTTTGTGCATTTAATTTTTCTAATTCATTTCTAATTTTTTCTTGTTCAGCAGCTTCTTTTGCTTTATTGTTGCCTTCTTCAATTTGCTTTAGTAAAACTTTAGCTTTTTGCTCTGACTCTTTTAATTTTTCTAACTGTCCCTTAATTTTTGTTACTTCTTCTTCTTTATTTTGAATTGAACCTGTACTACCCAACTCCTTATTATCTGGAGTAGAAGTTAAACTTGTATTTTGATCTTCTGTAGATTTCAAACTACTTGGTTGATTATTATCAGTTTTTTCTTCTTTCTTTTCTTCTTTTGTAGCAGAACCTAAACTTTCATTTTCTGATTTCTTAGGTTGTAAAGAAATTGATTGATCATTTTTACAAGCTACTACACTAGCACCAGTTGTAGCAATTAAACCAAATGAACTTAAAATAGTTAATAGTTTTTTCAATTTAATATCTCCTTATAAAAACTTTAAAAATACTTGTTATATACAAATCCAAACATATATAATGCAATATGTAAATGAAAATATGATATAATAGCGACCGTTTATAAAGTTAAAAAAATAATAAATATACTACTTATTTACCAATAAAATCTATTTTTATTTAAAAAAGTAATTTAAAAAATTATTAAAAATTCCAACACAAAAACATTAAAAGTCTTTATTTTTTTAACAACTTAAGATATAATTATTTTTGTATTGAATTGGAGTTGAAAAAGTTAATGGCAAGTGTTATTGTTCATGATGGAGAAACAATTGAAAAAGCATTAAAACGCTTTCAAAAAGTTGCTTCATCAAATAAAGCAGAAGCTAGAAAACGTGAATACCACTTAAGCAAAAAAGAAAAACGTATTTACAAACAAAAACAAAACCGTAAATACAAATAGTGGTTAATAATTTATAATTAAGAGTCTTTGCTGACTCTTTTTTTATACTTTTTTAAATATTTAGTTACTTTTAAATATTTTTTTTAATACTTATATGAGGTGAGATTATGAACGATTATATCAATGGTTTGTTACATAAAATTGATGATAAGTATTTATATATTGAATTAAATAATTCTGGGTATAGATTTTT
Proteins encoded:
- a CDS encoding lipoprotein; this encodes MKKLLTILSSFGLIATTGASVVACKNDQSISLQPKKSENESLGSATKEEKKEEKTDNNQPSSLKSTEDQNTSLTSTPDNKELGSTGSIQNKEEEVTKIKGQLEKLKESEQKAKVLLKQIEEGNNKAKEAAEQEKIRNELEKLNAQKPKIEEALKQIEETKKQLEAKLQSLQTNTTESSN
- the rpsU gene encoding 30S ribosomal protein S21 — encoded protein: MASVIVHDGETIEKALKRFQKVASSNKAEARKREYHLSKKEKRIYKQKQNRKYK